A single window of Hymenobacter sp. APR13 DNA harbors:
- a CDS encoding zinc ribbon domain-containing protein YjdM encodes MDVKDSNGNLLAEGDSVTLIKDLKVKGSSLTLKRGTVVKNIRLTNSPAEIEGRAGGSTMVLKTEFLKKA; translated from the coding sequence ATGGACGTAAAAGACAGCAACGGCAACCTGCTCGCGGAAGGCGATTCGGTGACGCTCATCAAGGACCTGAAAGTGAAAGGCTCCTCGCTCACGCTTAAGCGCGGCACGGTGGTCAAGAATATCCGCCTCACCAACTCGCCCGCCGAAATTGAAGGCCGGGCCGGTGGCAGCACGATGGTGCTCAAAACCGAATTCCTGAAGAAAGCCTAA
- the ychF gene encoding redox-regulated ATPase YchF produces MGLRCGIVGLPNVGKSTLFNALSNAKAESANYPFCTIEPNVGVITVPDERLQILEKLVNPKRVLPTIIEFVDIAGLVKGASKGEGLGNKFLANIREVDAIIHVIRCFDDPNIVHVAGGVDPVFDKDVIDTELQIKDLESIDKKLAKSERSAKNGDAVAKKEVAALQRFKEALEAGQNARALTVSPEELEAVADLQLLTIKPVIYVANVDEASATTGNAHTAALQAHVAQEGAEVVLVSAAIESQIAEMEDPEEKEMFLGEYGLTESGLNRLIRASYTLLNLITYFTAGVQEVRAWTVHRGDKAPAAAGVIHSDFEKGFIRAEVIKLADYQEYKTEVKIKEAGKMAVEGKEYVVQDGDIMHFRFNV; encoded by the coding sequence ATGGGTCTCCGCTGCGGTATCGTCGGCCTGCCGAACGTCGGCAAATCCACGCTTTTCAACGCTCTTTCCAACGCCAAGGCCGAATCGGCCAACTATCCGTTCTGCACCATCGAGCCGAACGTGGGCGTGATTACCGTGCCCGATGAGCGCCTCCAGATTCTGGAGAAGCTGGTGAACCCCAAGCGCGTGCTGCCCACCATTATTGAGTTCGTGGACATTGCCGGCCTCGTGAAGGGTGCCAGCAAGGGCGAAGGCCTGGGCAACAAGTTCCTAGCCAACATCCGTGAGGTAGACGCCATCATCCACGTTATCCGCTGCTTCGACGACCCCAACATCGTGCACGTAGCCGGCGGCGTTGACCCCGTGTTCGACAAGGACGTGATTGACACTGAGCTGCAGATCAAAGACCTGGAGAGCATCGATAAGAAGCTGGCCAAGTCGGAGCGCTCGGCCAAAAACGGCGACGCCGTGGCCAAGAAGGAAGTAGCCGCGCTGCAGCGCTTCAAGGAGGCGCTCGAAGCCGGCCAGAACGCCCGCGCCCTCACCGTATCGCCCGAGGAGCTGGAAGCCGTAGCCGATCTGCAGCTGCTCACCATCAAGCCCGTGATTTATGTGGCCAACGTGGACGAGGCTAGCGCCACCACCGGCAACGCCCACACGGCGGCTTTGCAGGCCCACGTGGCCCAGGAAGGCGCCGAAGTGGTGCTGGTGTCAGCCGCCATCGAGTCGCAGATTGCCGAGATGGAAGACCCCGAGGAAAAGGAGATGTTCCTGGGCGAGTACGGCCTCACCGAATCGGGCCTGAACCGCCTGATCCGCGCCTCCTACACCCTGCTCAACCTGATTACCTACTTCACGGCCGGCGTGCAGGAAGTACGCGCCTGGACGGTGCACCGCGGCGACAAAGCCCCCGCCGCCGCCGGCGTCATCCACTCCGACTTCGAGAAAGGTTTTATCCGCGCCGAGGTGATTAAGCTGGCCGACTACCAGGAGTACAAGACCGAGGTAAAAATCAAGGAAGCCGGCAAAATGGCCGTGGAAGGCAAGGAATACGTGGTGCAGGACGGCGACATCATGCACTTCCGCTTCAACGTGTAA
- a CDS encoding DUF3276 family protein, translating into MEDRHDQEEIYSQRIKAGKRTYFFDVKATRGQDYYLTITESKRKLRDDDTFSYEKHKIFLYKEDFLKFVDALQDAVEYVREELLTAEEVAELDRPRPAYEEREFNPNRADDNF; encoded by the coding sequence GTGGAAGACCGTCACGACCAAGAAGAGATTTACTCCCAGCGCATTAAAGCGGGCAAACGCACGTACTTTTTCGACGTGAAAGCCACGCGCGGCCAGGACTATTACCTGACCATCACAGAAAGCAAGCGCAAGCTCCGCGACGACGACACCTTCTCCTACGAGAAGCACAAGATTTTCCTCTACAAGGAAGATTTCCTGAAGTTCGTGGATGCCCTGCAGGACGCCGTGGAGTACGTGCGCGAAGAGCTGCTGACCGCCGAAGAAGTGGCCGAGCTGGACCGCCCCCGCCCCGCCTACGAGGAACGCGAGTTCAACCCGAACCGCGCCGACGACAACTTCTAA
- a CDS encoding DUF58 domain-containing protein, whose product MAQPLDLAAVRSFENLEFLARQLVEGFITGLHQSPYHGFSVEFSEHRLYNPGESTRHLDWKIFARTDKLFVKRYEEETNLRCHLLLDVSASMYYPAPGHDKLRFAVLCAAALTTLLQKQRDAVGLVTFSDKVELQTPVRSTSTHRHTLLLALQQLLERPPAAPRATATTDVAGVIHTIAQQIPKRSLVVLFSDMLGRAPEEQTATLAALQHLRHQHHEVLLFHVMDRATEANFDFQDRPYLFEDIETGETLKLQPAQVREQYRTAMRAYEHELALRCGQYKIDFVPVDIREPFDKVLYAYMVKRGKVR is encoded by the coding sequence ATGGCCCAACCGCTTGACCTCGCCGCCGTCCGCTCGTTTGAAAACCTGGAATTCCTGGCTCGCCAGCTGGTCGAGGGCTTCATTACGGGCCTGCACCAGTCGCCGTACCACGGATTTTCGGTGGAGTTTTCCGAGCACCGCCTCTACAATCCCGGAGAAAGCACCCGCCACCTCGACTGGAAGATCTTTGCCCGCACCGATAAGCTGTTTGTGAAGCGCTACGAAGAGGAAACCAACCTGCGCTGCCACCTGCTGCTCGACGTGAGTGCCAGCATGTACTACCCCGCGCCCGGCCACGACAAGCTGCGGTTTGCGGTGCTGTGCGCGGCAGCCCTCACCACGCTGCTGCAGAAGCAGCGCGACGCCGTGGGCCTGGTCACGTTCAGCGACAAAGTGGAGCTGCAGACGCCAGTGCGCTCCACCAGCACCCACCGCCACACCCTGCTGCTGGCCCTGCAGCAACTGCTGGAGCGGCCCCCGGCGGCGCCCCGCGCCACCGCCACCACCGATGTGGCCGGCGTCATTCATACCATCGCGCAGCAAATCCCGAAACGCTCGTTGGTGGTGCTGTTTTCCGACATGCTGGGCCGGGCGCCCGAGGAGCAGACCGCTACGCTGGCCGCCTTGCAGCACCTGCGCCATCAGCACCACGAGGTGCTGCTGTTCCACGTGATGGACCGCGCCACCGAGGCCAACTTCGACTTCCAGGACCGGCCTTACTTGTTCGAGGACATCGAAACCGGCGAAACGCTGAAGCTGCAGCCGGCCCAGGTGCGCGAGCAGTACCGCACGGCCATGCGGGCCTACGAGCACGAGCTGGCCCTGCGCTGCGGGCAGTACAAGATTGATTTCGTGCCGGTGGATATCCGCGAGCCGTTCGACAAGGTGCTCTACGCCTACATGGTGAAGCGCGGGAAAGTGCGCTAA
- a CDS encoding DNA-3-methyladenine glycosylase family protein, whose amino-acid sequence MSTSTPTPDAAVQHLLQADPVLANLIRQGRPIAPSPHEDLYLALLRAIVGQQISTKAAAAIWRKVQALFPPDGYPEPLALQEMTEEDLRTAGISRQKAGYLKSVADFALRDQLDHAHLSQLSDDDFTQHLTQIKGVGRWTAQMLQMFALDQPDVFAEGDLGVQNAMRRHYGLEETGRALLKRMTEIAEPWRPYRSLACKYLWQSLDNQPT is encoded by the coding sequence ATGTCTACCTCCACTCCTACTCCTGACGCCGCCGTGCAGCACCTGCTGCAGGCCGACCCCGTGCTGGCCAACCTCATCCGGCAGGGCCGCCCGATTGCGCCGTCGCCGCACGAAGACCTGTATCTGGCGCTGCTGCGGGCCATTGTGGGCCAGCAGATTTCCACGAAGGCCGCGGCGGCCATCTGGCGCAAGGTGCAGGCCCTGTTTCCGCCCGATGGCTACCCCGAACCGCTGGCCCTGCAGGAAATGACCGAGGAAGACCTGCGCACGGCGGGCATTTCACGCCAGAAGGCGGGCTACCTGAAGTCGGTTGCCGATTTCGCTTTGCGCGACCAGCTCGACCACGCCCACCTCAGCCAGCTCTCCGACGACGACTTCACCCAGCACCTCACCCAAATCAAAGGCGTGGGCCGCTGGACGGCCCAGATGCTGCAGATGTTCGCCTTGGACCAGCCCGACGTGTTTGCCGAAGGCGACCTGGGCGTACAGAACGCCATGCGCCGCCATTACGGGCTGGAAGAAACCGGCCGCGCCCTGCTCAAGCGCATGACGGAAATAGCCGAGCCCTGGCGCCCCTACCGCAGCCTGGCCTGCAAATACCTCTGGCAGTCGCTAGATAACCAGCCCACGTAG
- a CDS encoding metallophosphoesterase, translating to MAEMNLFVIGDVHGCRATFEELLGHWQPATERLVQVGDLVDRGRFSPECVALAISLEVRYPGQTVFLKGNHEAGMLQHFGPHGPHAPWLSWGGRTTVAQYRARPALLAPHLAWLSQRPLYWQNDHLLISHAGFADTPDPLDEANFDGVIWRRGPLRPMGRRQVIGHTPTTGQPTFDPITNVLNVDTGAVFGQCLTGVRLTATGELLAEIAVPTHPSDLPAA from the coding sequence ATGGCTGAGATGAACCTATTTGTTATTGGGGATGTGCACGGCTGCCGCGCTACGTTCGAGGAGTTGCTGGGCCACTGGCAGCCGGCCACCGAGCGGCTGGTGCAGGTCGGCGACCTGGTGGACCGGGGCCGGTTCAGCCCGGAATGCGTGGCGCTGGCTATTTCGCTGGAAGTGCGCTACCCGGGCCAGACAGTGTTCCTGAAAGGCAACCACGAGGCTGGCATGCTGCAGCACTTCGGGCCGCACGGGCCGCACGCACCCTGGCTGAGCTGGGGGGGGCGGACCACGGTAGCCCAGTACCGGGCGCGTCCGGCGCTGCTGGCGCCCCATTTGGCGTGGCTGAGCCAGCGCCCCCTATACTGGCAAAACGACCATCTGCTGATCAGCCACGCCGGCTTTGCCGATACACCTGATCCGCTCGACGAAGCCAACTTCGATGGGGTGATCTGGCGGCGGGGGCCGCTGCGCCCCATGGGCCGGCGCCAGGTAATCGGGCACACGCCCACCACCGGGCAGCCCACCTTCGACCCCATCACCAACGTGCTTAACGTGGACACCGGGGCCGTTTTCGGCCAGTGCCTGACCGGTGTGCGCCTCACGGCCACCGGCGAGCTACTGGCCGAAATAGCCGTACCTACTCATCCTTCCGACCTACCGGCCGCCTAG
- a CDS encoding threonine aldolase family protein: MSAPVIDLRSDTVTRPTPAMLEAMFQARVGDDVYEEDPTVRALEQEAAARFGLEAGLFCPSGTMTNQIAIKAHTEPMSEVICEQTSHIYLWEVGGIAFHSGASVALLPGERGRLTAAQVQAAIRPQNVHYPTTSLISLENTHNRGGGSCYKLPELAAIADVAQRHRIPLHLDGARIFNALVATGQDAREYGRLFDTISVCLSKGLGAPVGSVLLGSQAFIQKTKRIRKVMGGGMRQAGYLAAAGLYALENNVERLADDHRRARQLRDTLQTQPYVAEVLPVETNLVIFRLHDSMPAESFLAQLEAQGIRASSFGPQFIRFVTHLDIDDTMVARIAAALPQLTA; the protein is encoded by the coding sequence ATGTCTGCTCCTGTAATCGACCTGCGTTCCGACACCGTAACGCGCCCCACTCCAGCCATGCTGGAGGCCATGTTCCAGGCCCGCGTCGGCGACGACGTGTACGAGGAAGACCCCACTGTACGGGCTCTGGAGCAGGAAGCCGCCGCCCGCTTCGGGCTGGAGGCCGGCCTGTTCTGCCCCTCCGGCACCATGACCAACCAGATTGCCATCAAGGCCCACACCGAACCCATGAGCGAGGTAATCTGTGAGCAGACTTCGCACATTTATCTGTGGGAAGTGGGCGGCATTGCCTTTCACTCGGGTGCCTCGGTGGCGCTGCTGCCCGGCGAGCGGGGCCGCCTGACGGCCGCGCAGGTGCAGGCCGCCATCCGGCCCCAGAACGTGCATTACCCCACCACCAGCCTCATCAGCCTCGAAAACACCCATAACCGCGGCGGCGGCAGCTGCTACAAGCTGCCCGAGTTGGCCGCCATTGCCGACGTGGCCCAACGCCACCGGATTCCGCTGCACCTCGACGGCGCCCGCATCTTCAACGCCCTGGTAGCTACCGGCCAGGACGCCCGCGAGTACGGCCGCCTGTTCGATACCATTTCGGTGTGTCTGAGCAAGGGGCTGGGCGCGCCGGTGGGCTCGGTGCTGCTGGGAAGTCAGGCGTTCATCCAGAAAACCAAGCGCATCCGCAAGGTGATGGGCGGCGGCATGCGCCAAGCCGGCTACCTGGCCGCCGCCGGCCTCTACGCCCTGGAAAACAACGTAGAGCGGCTGGCCGACGACCACCGCCGCGCCCGGCAGCTGCGCGACACGCTGCAAACCCAGCCCTACGTGGCCGAGGTGCTGCCTGTGGAAACCAACCTCGTCATCTTCCGCCTGCACGACAGCATGCCCGCCGAGTCGTTTCTGGCGCAGCTGGAAGCGCAGGGCATCCGGGCCTCGTCGTTTGGCCCGCAGTTCATCCGCTTTGTCACGCACCTAGACATCGACGATACCATGGTGGCCCGTATTGCGGCGGCGTTGCCGCAGCTGACTGCGTAG
- a CDS encoding metallophosphoesterase family protein has translation MKKIGLLSDTHSHLDERILHHLQGCDEIWHAGDFGTAAVIDELATLAPLRGVYGNIDGRDVRLRQPLVQHFELEGLTVLMTHIGGYPGHYSPAARPLLQEHRPGLFISGHSHILKVMPDPRLQLLHLNPGAAGRHGFHKVRTLLRFEVAEGKVQQLQVVELGPK, from the coding sequence ATGAAAAAAATCGGCCTGCTCTCCGACACCCACAGCCACCTCGACGAGCGGATTCTGCACCACCTGCAGGGCTGCGACGAAATCTGGCACGCCGGCGACTTCGGCACCGCCGCCGTGATTGACGAGCTGGCCACGCTGGCCCCGCTACGGGGCGTCTACGGCAACATCGACGGCCGCGACGTACGCCTCAGACAGCCGCTGGTGCAGCACTTCGAGCTGGAAGGCCTGACGGTGCTGATGACGCACATCGGGGGCTACCCTGGCCACTACAGCCCCGCCGCCCGTCCCCTGTTGCAGGAGCATCGGCCGGGCCTGTTCATCAGCGGCCACTCCCACATCCTCAAAGTCATGCCTGACCCGCGGCTACAGCTGCTCCACCTCAACCCCGGCGCCGCCGGCCGCCACGGCTTCCACAAAGTGCGCACCCTGCTGCGGTTTGAGGTAGCTGAAGGCAAAGTGCAGCAGCTGCAGGTGGTGGAGCTGGGGCCTAAGTAG
- a CDS encoding NUDIX hydrolase, translating to MNVFINDIPLIIKKNSEKVYKHKYDLILNPEDEFISKDLVGDVLVRDVTDVFVDRLLRLMEVKKLKKLKSLTMLARKKKRLILHLKDQFRIVKAAGGLVVKDGKVLMIYRLGKWDLPKGKLKKEEDPALGALREVEEECNIKVGLGDELPSTWHSYAYNGNKILKKTDWYVMSCLDDSLMKPQAEEYIEEVRWMTPQEALAVLDESYASIALVMRHYLSETTGSTPASEAPAK from the coding sequence ATGAACGTCTTCATCAACGATATACCGCTGATCATCAAAAAGAACAGCGAGAAAGTGTACAAGCACAAGTACGACCTGATTCTGAACCCGGAAGACGAGTTTATCTCGAAAGACCTGGTGGGCGACGTGCTGGTGCGCGACGTCACGGACGTATTTGTGGACCGGCTGCTGCGGCTGATGGAGGTGAAGAAGCTCAAAAAGCTGAAGTCGCTGACGATGCTGGCCCGCAAGAAAAAGCGCCTCATTCTGCACCTCAAAGACCAGTTCCGCATCGTGAAAGCCGCCGGCGGCCTCGTGGTGAAGGATGGCAAGGTGCTGATGATCTATCGCCTCGGCAAGTGGGATTTGCCTAAGGGCAAGCTCAAAAAAGAGGAAGACCCGGCCCTGGGCGCGCTGCGCGAGGTGGAAGAGGAGTGCAACATCAAGGTGGGCCTCGGTGACGAGTTGCCTAGCACCTGGCATTCCTACGCCTACAACGGCAACAAGATTCTCAAGAAAACCGACTGGTACGTCATGAGCTGCCTCGACGACTCGCTGATGAAGCCCCAGGCCGAAGAATACATTGAAGAAGTGCGCTGGATGACGCCCCAGGAGGCGCTGGCCGTTCTTGACGAGTCGTATGCCAGCATTGCGCTGGTCATGCGCCACTACCTGAGCGAAACTACCGGTTCGACCCCTGCCTCGGAGGCTCCCGCCAAATAA
- the coaD gene encoding pantetheine-phosphate adenylyltransferase, whose translation MRIALFPGSFDPFTNGHLDVVRRGVSLFDQVIIAIGNNSSKSRYLPVEQMTEMIAEVFRDEPRVSVQSYKGLTADYARETGARYLLRGLRNTTDFEYENTIAQANRHVNPDLETVFLITSPTLAAISSTIIREIHRFGGNVDDFVPFALPAAESLKG comes from the coding sequence ATGCGCATTGCCTTGTTTCCCGGCTCCTTCGACCCGTTCACCAATGGCCACCTTGATGTGGTGCGGCGCGGTGTCTCGCTGTTCGACCAGGTTATTATTGCCATCGGCAACAACAGCAGCAAAAGCCGCTACCTGCCCGTCGAGCAAATGACGGAGATGATTGCCGAGGTATTCCGTGACGAGCCGCGCGTATCGGTCCAATCCTACAAAGGCCTCACTGCCGATTACGCCCGCGAAACCGGCGCCCGCTACCTGCTGCGCGGCCTGCGCAACACCACCGACTTCGAGTACGAAAACACCATCGCCCAAGCCAACCGCCACGTCAACCCCGACCTGGAAACCGTGTTCCTGATTACCTCGCCCACGCTGGCAGCCATTAGCAGCACCATCATCCGCGAAATTCACCGCTTTGGCGGCAACGTCGATGACTTTGTGCCGTTTGCCTTGCCGGCTGCTGAGTCACTTAAGGGCTAA
- a CDS encoding DUF3822 family protein — protein MPAPTVLHRLRDETLTPDNLAAYNLYLTAGAAGLRLGITEVRRNKFVVLEEYAPQAATSLSGQLQALAAHHDLLGQPGWNHVRLAVQNRHFTLLPAPLFRPGDEAAYLRLHHTVDPQHETVQAYAHPGRELVSIFAAEKALLEWFRGSYPGGTLLHQTSALLEGLMHQSDAASPRRLYLSIGHLELTIVVIRDKRPEFCNVFAFSSPEDLIYYTILVMQEFQLNPDQDPVMVWGDLMHDSELFTILRKYIRHIKFGNRPFDLGYSYRLNELFEYRFFELYSLHLCE, from the coding sequence TTGCCTGCTCCCACGGTGCTCCACCGCCTGCGCGATGAAACCCTGACCCCGGACAACCTGGCGGCGTACAACCTCTACCTCACGGCCGGCGCGGCCGGGCTGCGCCTGGGCATCACGGAAGTGCGCCGCAACAAGTTTGTGGTGCTGGAAGAATACGCGCCGCAGGCTGCCACCTCGCTCAGCGGGCAGCTGCAGGCCCTGGCCGCCCACCACGACCTGCTGGGCCAGCCTGGCTGGAACCACGTGCGGCTGGCCGTGCAGAACCGCCACTTCACACTGCTGCCGGCTCCCCTGTTTCGCCCCGGCGACGAAGCCGCCTACCTGCGCCTGCACCACACCGTAGACCCACAGCACGAAACCGTGCAGGCCTATGCCCACCCCGGCCGGGAGCTGGTCAGCATTTTTGCGGCCGAGAAGGCGCTGCTTGAGTGGTTCCGGGGCAGCTACCCGGGCGGCACGCTGCTGCACCAGACCAGCGCCCTGCTCGAAGGCCTCATGCACCAGAGCGACGCGGCCAGCCCGCGCCGCCTCTACCTCAGCATCGGCCACCTGGAGCTTACCATAGTCGTCATCCGCGACAAGCGACCGGAGTTCTGCAACGTGTTTGCCTTCAGCTCGCCCGAAGACCTGATTTACTACACCATTCTGGTGATGCAGGAGTTTCAGCTCAACCCCGACCAGGACCCCGTGATGGTGTGGGGCGACCTGATGCACGACTCGGAGCTGTTCACCATTCTGCGCAAATACATCCGCCACATCAAGTTCGGCAACCGCCCCTTCGACCTCGGCTACAGCTACCGCCTCAACGAGCTGTTCGAATACCGCTTCTTCGAGCTCTACAGCCTGCACCTCTGCGAGTAG
- a CDS encoding NUDIX domain-containing protein, translating into MATESLSAPDLLNAYTGQVRVRVCGLLVHHDTLLLTAHRGLLPGEAPFWSPPGGGWQFGETIQECLRREFREETGLDVTVGRFLHLHEYKADDLQAIELFFEVTPDDPAAVPRLGSDPEHAAGEQLLTQVAFVAPRELVVLPAAQVHPMLRQIISPDDVFIPQIRFQR; encoded by the coding sequence ATGGCTACTGAATCTCTTTCCGCCCCCGACCTGCTGAACGCCTACACCGGCCAGGTGCGGGTGCGGGTCTGCGGCCTGCTGGTACACCACGACACACTGCTGCTCACCGCCCACCGTGGCCTGCTGCCCGGTGAAGCCCCGTTCTGGTCGCCTCCGGGCGGCGGCTGGCAGTTTGGCGAAACCATCCAGGAATGTCTGCGGCGCGAGTTTCGGGAAGAAACCGGCCTCGACGTAACCGTAGGCCGCTTTCTGCATCTGCACGAATACAAGGCCGACGACCTGCAGGCCATCGAGTTGTTTTTTGAGGTGACGCCCGACGACCCCGCCGCCGTGCCCCGCCTAGGCTCCGACCCCGAGCACGCCGCCGGCGAGCAGCTACTCACGCAAGTAGCTTTCGTAGCGCCGCGCGAACTGGTGGTACTGCCCGCGGCCCAGGTGCACCCAATGCTGCGCCAGATTATCAGCCCCGACGACGTGTTCATCCCGCAGATCCGCTTTCAGCGGTAG
- a CDS encoding DUF4126 domain-containing protein — protein sequence MQPQEYLLSGALGLALAACSGFRVFVPLLAASLAYRTGVLAPSAGFAWLGSWAALGVLGTATVAEILGYYFPVVDNVLDTITTPASFIAGTVLMTAALPDLDPVLRWGLGMLVGGGTAGMVQTGTALLRAGSTAATAGLGNPVLATAENTLAILGSALALLLPVVAAALMLGVVLYIATRLRRWRQRRATRRPAANSLS from the coding sequence ATGCAACCACAGGAGTATTTATTGAGTGGGGCCCTGGGGCTGGCCCTGGCGGCGTGCAGCGGCTTTCGGGTGTTTGTGCCGCTGCTGGCGGCCAGCCTAGCTTACCGGACTGGCGTGCTGGCGCCGTCGGCTGGGTTTGCGTGGCTGGGTTCGTGGGCCGCGCTGGGGGTGCTGGGCACAGCCACGGTGGCCGAAATCCTGGGCTACTATTTTCCGGTGGTCGATAACGTGCTGGATACCATTACCACGCCCGCCTCGTTTATTGCCGGCACCGTGCTCATGACGGCCGCCCTGCCCGACCTCGACCCGGTGCTGCGCTGGGGCTTGGGCATGCTGGTGGGCGGCGGCACGGCCGGCATGGTCCAGACGGGCACGGCGCTGCTGCGGGCCGGCTCTACGGCGGCCACGGCCGGCCTCGGCAACCCCGTGCTGGCCACCGCCGAAAACACGCTGGCTATCCTGGGCTCGGCGCTGGCGCTGCTGCTGCCCGTGGTGGCCGCCGCCCTCATGCTGGGCGTGGTGCTGTATATTGCCACCCGGCTGCGGCGCTGGCGGCAGCGTCGGGCCACTCGTCGCCCGGCGGCCAACAGCTTGTCCTGA
- a CDS encoding PaaI family thioesterase, translated as MKAPDSPAPAPAPDSLETRIRRKLTRQHFMHHIGADLTRIEPGRIEAEVTLQQQHQQHTGFAHGGLVATMADLVAGFAAVTLVPDGTGVVTVELKTSYLHPGIGQKLRAVGWVLKAGRRLHFCESEVWCDDKLIAKATATMAVVEPQG; from the coding sequence ATGAAAGCTCCTGATTCTCCCGCTCCCGCTCCTGCCCCCGATTCGCTCGAAACCCGCATCCGCCGCAAACTCACGCGCCAGCACTTCATGCACCACATCGGCGCCGACCTTACCCGCATCGAGCCGGGCCGCATTGAGGCCGAAGTGACGCTGCAGCAGCAGCACCAGCAGCACACCGGCTTCGCCCACGGCGGCCTCGTGGCCACCATGGCCGACCTGGTAGCCGGCTTTGCGGCCGTTACGCTCGTACCCGACGGCACCGGCGTGGTGACGGTGGAGTTGAAAACCAGCTACCTGCACCCTGGCATCGGGCAGAAGCTGCGTGCCGTGGGCTGGGTGCTGAAAGCCGGCCGCCGCCTGCACTTCTGCGAGTCGGAGGTATGGTGCGACGACAAGCTGATTGCCAAGGCCACGGCCACGATGGCCGTGGTGGAGCCGCAGGGGTAG